GGTGAGCTCTTACCTCGCCTTTTCACCCTTACCCCGCCAGAGGCGGGGCGGTATATTTTCTGTGGCGCTTTCCGTACCCGCCGCATTACCGGCGGACCCCCCGGTATTCCCGGGGCTGCCTGCCCTCTGGAGCTCGGACTTTCCTCCCCGCCAGAGGCGGGGCGATCACCCGGTCCTGTCCTAGATAGACTTCATTATAATTCCGGAAGGGTCTGATTGTCAATGGCCAGGTTGGCCAGCCGGTCGGCCAGCCGGTTCTGGGCCCGGGGGATCGCTTGGATATCCCATTTCTCCATCTGGGAAAGCAGCTCCTGGGCCTGGACGAACAGCTTTTTCAGCCGCGGCTCCTTGATGCGGTAGCTGCCCTTTATCTGGTTGGCCAGCAGTTCGCTGTCGGTCTGAATGGACAGCTTGGAAAATCCCCGCTCCTTGGCCAGCTTCAGCCCGAAGATCAGGGCCTGATACTCGGCTTCGTTGTTGGTGGCCTTGCCCAGATATTGGCTGCGCTCGGCCAGGATGTTCCCGTGGCTGTCCACCAGGGCCGCCCCGGCCCCGGCCTCGCCGGGATTGCCCCGGGACGCGCCATCGATGGCCAGCGTCACCTGGGTGACGCCAAAATCAGTTTCGATCTTTTCGGCCAGGGCCACCAAAGCCTCCTTGAGAGTGTCCTTGGTGCATCCCATGGACTCCGAGATATCCTCCATAGGATGGCCGGACGCCACCTTTCGCAGCACGGTCGAAAGTTTGGAATATATCTGGTCCTTGTCCTTGGTCATAATCGCACCTCGCTAAGGTTACTATTGTTGTTTGGGATCCTGCCAGACCAAGATCCGGCCGCAATTCTCGCAGGTTATTATCTTATCCAGGTCCCGGATGCGGTTGAGCATCTGGGTGGGCAGGCTGCCGAAGCAACCCCCGCAGGCCCCGTTCTTGACCGCCACCACCGCTATACCGTTGCGGGCTTTGCCGATCTTATCGTAGGTGGCCAGAATATCCTTGGGCAAGCCCGTCAACGAATCCTGCTTGGCCTTTTTCAACTCATCCAATTTTACCGACACCCCGGCCGCCTCCTTGTCCAGCTCCTGCTGTTTTCCCCGGCTGTCATTTTCGGCGGAGGCAAAGACCGCTTTTTCCTCTGCCTCCTGCAGGCCCAGCTTTTCCAGGCTCTCCATGATGGTCAGTATCTGCTCCTCGATATCGGAGATCTTCTTTTTCTCCCCCTCTATCTCGTGCAGCATGGTGGTATATTCCTTGTTGGTCTTTACCAAAAGCAGCTGGGTCTGATGTTTCTTGATATTGGCCGAGGTCTGCTCGACCTCTTGTTCCATGTTTTTCTTTTGCTTGGATAGATCTTCCTGTTGCCGGTCTATCTCGTCCAAGCGGGAGCGCGATTGTTTGAGCCGGTCCTGGATATCGGCGCTATCCTTCGGTATCTGGTCCAGCCGGCCCTGGTTGTCTCTGATCCTATCGTCCAGCTTTTGGATCTGGTAGATGGCTTGAAGGGTCTCTCTCATGGCGTATCGTCTCTCCGGCTATAATTAAAAAGTGCGTTTCCCTATATCGGGAAACGCACCGGTTAGAACCAATGCTTATCGGCAGGTGTGCTTTTGACCGGCCGGCTTATTTTTAAATTACATTTTATTACGATTAAAAGGTAGGGCATTTCGTCCTTTGTTTATTAATTTCATTGTTTTCATTTTAGCACCATTGGGCTAAGGA
This sequence is a window from Candidatus Edwardsbacteria bacterium. Protein-coding genes within it:
- a CDS encoding ribonuclease HI family protein; the protein is MGCTKDTLKEALVALAEKIETDFGVTQVTLAIDGASRGNPGEAGAGAALVDSHGNILAERSQYLGKATNNEAEYQALIFGLKLAKERGFSKLSIQTDSELLANQIKGSYRIKEPRLKKLFVQAQELLSQMEKWDIQAIPRAQNRLADRLANLAIDNQTLPEL